One segment of Desulfofundulus luciae DNA contains the following:
- the thpR gene encoding RNA 2',3'-cyclic phosphodiesterase translates to MGKTMRLFWAINLPDTIKERLWDIQRQLQGAGADAKWVEKENLHLTVHFLGEVEVSLINALISAAQKVLLTQKTFSVQLGGLGVFPDPRRPRVLWTGVIGGGNELQEIYRLVGEAMVPFGIPLPGRPFSPHLTLARLRSPRGVQELMLRVRELGDACTHLGTVQVSSVDLMQSELTRGGPIYTLMAQIRLKSR, encoded by the coding sequence ATGGGTAAAACCATGCGGCTTTTCTGGGCCATAAACCTTCCCGATACAATTAAAGAGCGGCTTTGGGATATCCAAAGGCAGTTGCAAGGGGCCGGGGCGGATGCCAAGTGGGTGGAAAAGGAAAATTTGCATTTAACCGTCCACTTTCTGGGAGAGGTGGAGGTTTCCCTGATCAATGCCCTGATTTCCGCGGCCCAAAAGGTCTTGCTTACCCAAAAGACTTTTTCCGTGCAGTTGGGTGGTTTGGGCGTGTTCCCGGATCCCCGGCGTCCCCGGGTTCTCTGGACCGGTGTCATCGGCGGGGGGAACGAGTTGCAGGAAATCTACCGGCTGGTGGGCGAGGCCATGGTGCCTTTCGGAATTCCTTTACCAGGTCGACCCTTTTCTCCCCACTTAACGCTGGCCAGGTTGCGTTCCCCCCGGGGGGTGCAAGAACTGATGCTCCGGGTGCGTGAACTTGGCGATGCCTGCACTCACCTTGGAACGGTTCAAGTGTCTTCGGTGGATTTGATGCAGAGCGAGCTTACCCGAGGCGGCCCCATATATACCTTGATGGCCCAAATTCGTCTAAAAAGCCGTTAA
- a CDS encoding tRNA (adenine(22)-N(1))-methyltransferase: MCLTRRLEAIAAYVPPGAVVADIGTDHALLPIYLVAKGICPKAVATELNAGPYRSARTAVHLQGLDGKIDVRQGDGLRPLLPGEAQVIVLAGLGGNTIRQILAAAPEVLAAVRRLILQPMVDAGDLRLWLVEEGWCLVDETLVEEDGHLYVIVVAEPGLEKVTDPFTLEIGPRLVEKKHPLLPAYLDKLMAEYQRVLKALARSRSPRAKDKSLELSAKLVRLKEVLMKCQ, encoded by the coding sequence TTGTGTCTGACCAGGCGTCTGGAAGCCATTGCCGCCTATGTACCGCCCGGGGCAGTGGTGGCGGATATCGGGACCGATCACGCCCTGTTGCCCATCTATCTGGTGGCGAAGGGTATCTGTCCCAAAGCGGTGGCTACCGAGTTAAATGCCGGGCCTTACCGTAGCGCCCGTACAGCGGTTCACCTGCAGGGCCTGGACGGTAAAATTGATGTGCGCCAGGGTGACGGCCTGCGCCCCCTTTTACCCGGGGAAGCGCAAGTGATTGTGCTGGCCGGCCTGGGGGGAAATACCATCCGGCAGATTCTGGCCGCTGCCCCGGAGGTGCTGGCCGCCGTCAGGCGGCTGATCCTGCAGCCCATGGTGGATGCGGGGGATCTGCGGTTATGGTTGGTGGAAGAGGGTTGGTGCCTGGTTGATGAAACGCTGGTAGAAGAGGACGGCCATTTGTATGTGATTGTGGTGGCCGAACCCGGCCTGGAAAAAGTAACGGATCCTTTTACGCTGGAGATCGGCCCGCGCCTGGTGGAAAAGAAACACCCGCTCCTTCCCGCTTACCTGGACAAATTAATGGCGGAGTACCAGCGTGTTCTAAAGGCCCTGGCCCGCAGCCGCAGTCCCCGGGCTAAGGACAAGTCCCTTGAACTTTCGGCCAAGCTGGTCCGGTTGAAGGAGGTGTTAATGAAGTGTCAGTGA
- a CDS encoding deoxyguanosinetriphosphate triphosphohydrolase has protein sequence MNIRERTERLEEQQLSPYACCSSSSAGRLYPEEPCQVRTAFQRDRDRIIHSKSFRRLKGKTQVFIIPEGDHYRTRLTHTLEVAQISRTVAKALRLNEDLTEAIALGHDLGHTPFGHIGEEALNEVFPPGFRHNEQSLRIVDELEGGRGLNLTREVRDGILNHTGPVRPLTLEGQVVKICDRVAYINHDIDDAIRGGILTLEDLPKFCLDVLGRTHRERINTMVLDLINNSWEKPVISMSPEVQQATDELRSFLFAHVYIGSEAKREESKAKNVVQYLYTYFTKHPEALPPEQLKRVDEVGVERVVCDYIAGMTDHFAITQFSRLFIPRAFPTPGQG, from the coding sequence GTGAACATTCGGGAACGCACGGAAAGGTTGGAGGAACAACAGTTATCTCCCTACGCCTGTTGCAGTTCGTCCAGTGCCGGTCGCCTGTACCCCGAGGAACCCTGTCAGGTGCGTACGGCTTTTCAACGGGACCGGGACCGGATCATCCACTCCAAAAGTTTTCGCCGGCTAAAGGGCAAGACCCAGGTTTTTATCATTCCCGAAGGGGATCACTACCGTACCCGGCTTACCCATACCCTCGAAGTGGCTCAAATTTCCCGTACGGTGGCCAAAGCCCTGCGTCTGAATGAAGACCTTACCGAGGCCATTGCCCTGGGCCATGACCTGGGGCATACCCCCTTTGGTCATATCGGGGAAGAAGCTTTAAATGAAGTTTTTCCTCCCGGGTTTCGCCATAATGAGCAAAGTTTGCGGATCGTGGATGAACTGGAAGGGGGAAGGGGTTTAAACCTTACCCGGGAAGTCCGGGATGGGATTTTAAACCACACCGGTCCGGTACGGCCGCTCACCCTGGAAGGCCAGGTGGTAAAAATTTGTGACCGCGTGGCCTATATTAACCATGATATTGATGACGCCATCCGGGGTGGCATTCTTACCCTGGAGGATCTACCGAAATTCTGCCTGGACGTTCTGGGACGCACCCACCGGGAACGCATTAATACTATGGTGCTGGACCTGATCAACAACAGCTGGGAAAAACCGGTGATCTCCATGAGCCCCGAGGTCCAGCAAGCCACAGATGAGTTGCGGTCTTTCCTCTTTGCCCATGTTTACATTGGTTCAGAGGCGAAAAGAGAGGAATCCAAGGCAAAAAACGTGGTCCAGTACCTTTACACTTACTTTACCAAGCATCCGGAAGCGCTGCCGCCGGAACAACTCAAGAGGGTTGATGAGGTAGGGGTGGAAAGGGTAGTTTGTGATTACATTGCGGGCATGACCGACCATTTCGCCATTACTCAATTTTCTCGTCTCTTTATTCCCCGGGCTTTTCCCACGCCGGGACAGGGTTGA
- the dnaG gene encoding DNA primase: MGGLIPADVVESVRLATDIVQLISEYVRLEKKGKNYVGSCPFHQERDPSFTVSPDKQIFYCFGCGAGGNVFKFLMLHENLTFPEAVHRLADRAGIVVPRFGGPREGSRAWLEEQAWEINAMVRDFYHHILTHRPEASEARSYLEKRGVSRHTQGIFQLGYAPPGWDTLLQFLASRNCPSHRAVELGLLIRGERGKPYDRFRNRLIFPICNAQGRVVGFGGRVLDDSQPKYLNTPETIVFNKGRLLFGLHLARAAIREQGYAIIMEGYMDVITAHQHGIHNAVASLGTSLTAEQGHLLSRYTKDVVIAYDADTAGVAATIRGLDLLQQLGFRVRVVTIPEGKDPDEYIRQHGREKWQQLVETATSLLDYKLSRAAEKGGDTASLLAQVLPNLAAMPGEVEREEGIKRVAARLSLSWEAVRDALQRFGKNSGKKWSNPDKIAKNKHNIIASARNKAELLLIQLLLHYPGYVQEVRRQLGESFPRDPGLRQIYQFICREGEAPRVDPAAWMHELDEEGQNLLSQLLMEKIPGDDPVKIIPDLVCTIQRNNIQEKRERLVQELAEAERFGDQGRIARILSDLQSLIQTR; the protein is encoded by the coding sequence ATGGGTGGCCTGATCCCTGCCGATGTGGTGGAATCCGTCCGCCTGGCAACCGATATTGTGCAGCTAATCAGTGAGTATGTTCGCCTGGAGAAGAAAGGTAAAAACTATGTTGGTAGTTGTCCCTTTCACCAGGAGAGGGATCCATCCTTTACGGTCAGCCCCGACAAACAGATTTTTTACTGTTTTGGCTGCGGGGCAGGCGGTAACGTTTTTAAGTTTTTGATGCTTCACGAGAACCTGACTTTTCCAGAGGCGGTACACAGGTTGGCTGACCGGGCCGGGATAGTAGTACCGCGCTTTGGTGGGCCCCGGGAGGGGTCGCGGGCGTGGTTGGAGGAGCAGGCCTGGGAAATTAACGCTATGGTACGGGATTTTTACCACCATATTCTCACCCACCGGCCGGAAGCAAGCGAGGCCCGCAGCTATCTGGAAAAGCGGGGAGTGTCCCGGCATACCCAGGGAATTTTTCAACTGGGTTATGCTCCTCCCGGGTGGGATACCCTGTTACAGTTTCTTGCATCCCGCAACTGCCCTTCCCACCGGGCAGTGGAACTGGGTCTGTTGATCAGGGGGGAGCGGGGTAAACCTTACGACCGGTTTAGAAACCGCCTGATCTTTCCCATTTGCAATGCCCAGGGTCGGGTGGTGGGTTTCGGGGGCCGGGTATTGGATGACAGCCAGCCCAAGTACTTGAACACCCCGGAGACCATAGTATTTAATAAGGGACGGTTGCTTTTCGGTCTGCATCTGGCCCGGGCGGCCATCCGGGAACAAGGCTATGCCATCATTATGGAAGGCTATATGGATGTGATTACCGCTCACCAGCACGGAATTCACAATGCGGTGGCTTCCCTGGGGACCAGCCTCACTGCAGAGCAGGGCCATCTTTTGTCCCGTTACACTAAAGATGTGGTCATTGCTTATGACGCTGATACGGCTGGCGTTGCTGCCACCATCCGGGGGCTGGATCTTCTGCAACAGCTTGGATTTCGCGTGCGGGTGGTCACCATTCCCGAGGGTAAAGACCCGGATGAATATATCAGGCAGCATGGAAGGGAGAAGTGGCAGCAACTGGTGGAGACGGCGACCTCCCTGCTGGACTACAAGCTAAGCCGGGCGGCGGAAAAAGGTGGTGATACCGCTTCCCTGTTGGCCCAGGTTCTACCAAACCTGGCTGCCATGCCTGGGGAAGTGGAACGGGAAGAGGGTATTAAGCGGGTGGCTGCCCGTTTAAGCTTAAGCTGGGAAGCGGTAAGAGATGCTTTGCAACGATTTGGTAAAAACTCGGGAAAAAAATGGTCAAATCCGGATAAAATTGCTAAAAATAAGCATAATATAATAGCAAGCGCCCGAAATAAGGCGGAATTGCTCCTTATCCAGCTTTTGTTGCATTATCCAGGATATGTGCAGGAGGTTCGCCGGCAACTGGGCGAATCCTTCCCCCGGGACCCTGGTTTACGCCAGATTTACCAGTTTATCTGCCGTGAGGGGGAAGCCCCGCGGGTTGATCCGGCTGCGTGGATGCATGAACTGGACGAAGAAGGACAAAATTTACTAAGCCAATTGCTCATGGAAAAAATACCCGGGGATGACCCGGTTAAAATAATTCCCGATCTTGTCTGTACCATTCAAAGAAATAATATACAGGAAAAAAGAGAAAGACTGGTACAGGAACTGGCTGAGGCCGAAAGGTTTGGTGATCAAGGGCGTATAGCCCGGATTTTAAGTGACCTGCAAAGTCTAATACAGACCCGGTAA
- a CDS encoding Nif3-like dinuclear metal center hexameric protein, with the protein MSVTGANIAAIIEEMAPLELAEPWDNPGWQLGDPGAPVRRILLCLDVNEAVCREALERDVQLIVAHHPLFFKELKQIRMDRPGGALVAGLIRAGVSVYAAHTNLDRCRGGVNDVLARRLRLQDIQVLSPGKEQYLKLVVFVPLDHVDAVRSAIGAAGAGWIGNYSDCTFGVEGTGTFRPLEGTNPYIGRQGRLEQVREVRLETIVPQRLVERVVRAMLEAHPYEEVAYDLYPLANQVTPSSGLGRMGVLPESLPLEDFVIRVKETLQLPALRWGGEKGRPVKRVALCGGSGGDLWPRVLALNADVFVTGDVGYHTARDMLAAGLAFVDAGHFGTERVILPVLQEYLLQVCQERGLAVECLLSNAEEDPYFFL; encoded by the coding sequence GTGTCAGTGACCGGTGCAAACATTGCCGCCATCATTGAGGAGATGGCTCCCCTGGAGCTGGCGGAACCATGGGACAACCCCGGCTGGCAGTTGGGGGATCCGGGAGCCCCGGTCCGGCGCATACTGCTCTGCCTGGACGTAAATGAGGCGGTATGCCGGGAAGCCCTGGAAAGGGATGTTCAGCTGATCGTGGCCCACCATCCTTTGTTTTTTAAAGAACTGAAGCAAATCCGGATGGATCGGCCCGGTGGGGCACTGGTGGCCGGCCTCATCCGCGCCGGTGTTTCCGTTTATGCCGCCCACACCAATCTGGACCGCTGTCGCGGTGGGGTAAATGACGTCCTCGCCCGGCGCTTGCGGTTGCAGGATATCCAGGTACTGAGTCCCGGAAAGGAACAATACTTGAAACTGGTGGTTTTTGTGCCCCTGGATCACGTGGATGCGGTGCGCTCGGCCATCGGGGCAGCCGGGGCCGGGTGGATTGGGAATTACAGTGATTGTACCTTTGGGGTGGAGGGAACAGGTACGTTCAGGCCCCTGGAAGGGACCAATCCCTATATCGGCCGGCAGGGCCGTCTTGAGCAGGTAAGGGAGGTCCGGCTGGAAACCATCGTTCCCCAGAGGCTGGTGGAGCGGGTGGTGCGGGCCATGCTGGAGGCCCATCCCTACGAGGAGGTGGCCTACGATCTCTATCCACTGGCCAACCAGGTCACCCCTTCCAGCGGCCTGGGCAGGATGGGCGTGCTACCGGAATCATTGCCCCTGGAGGACTTTGTTATTCGGGTAAAAGAAACCCTCCAGTTACCCGCGCTACGCTGGGGAGGAGAGAAAGGACGTCCGGTTAAGCGGGTGGCCCTTTGTGGCGGTTCCGGTGGTGATCTCTGGCCCAGGGTCCTGGCGCTTAACGCGGACGTCTTCGTGACGGGAGATGTGGGCTATCATACTGCCCGGGATATGCTTGCGGCGGGTTTGGCTTTCGTGGATGCCGGTCACTTTGGTACCGAAAGGGTAATCCTGCCGGTTCTGCAGGAATATTTACTCCAGGTCTGCCAGGAAAGGGGTCTGGCTGTAGAGTGCTTGCTTAGCAATGCGGAAGAGGATCCTTATTTCTTTTTATAA
- the ablB gene encoding putative beta-lysine N-acetyltransferase, protein MSARLDQTSERIWVIDYQAGNPAALRSFLKKLALRRGMGKIIFPVKSGDLLKIQGGGFHVEGMIDGYFQGENAYFLAAFPRAERRDSRVLNQEQKVLQEILACKKDWRGSLPPGFTLRQAGGDDIFPMARLFKKVFRSYPTPVCDPFYLACSMKKGDLFMVVYHGDRLASVAAAEIQWEHRRAELTNCATDPAYRGMGLNSLLLLHIEKECLKRNIHCLYSLARASSYGMNLVLHRLGYVFRGTLINNCHIDGGFENMNIWVRPVE, encoded by the coding sequence GTGTCGGCCCGTTTGGACCAAACCAGCGAACGGATCTGGGTAATTGATTATCAGGCGGGGAATCCGGCGGCATTGCGCAGCTTTCTTAAGAAGCTGGCTTTAAGGCGGGGTATGGGTAAAATTATCTTTCCGGTCAAATCCGGGGATTTGCTCAAAATCCAGGGCGGCGGGTTTCATGTGGAAGGTATGATCGATGGTTATTTTCAAGGGGAGAACGCCTATTTCCTGGCAGCCTTCCCCCGGGCAGAGCGGAGAGACTCCAGGGTTTTAAACCAGGAACAAAAAGTGCTCCAGGAGATACTGGCCTGCAAAAAGGACTGGCGGGGTAGTTTGCCGCCGGGATTCACCCTGCGCCAGGCGGGAGGGGATGACATATTCCCCATGGCCAGGTTGTTCAAAAAGGTTTTCCGCAGCTACCCCACGCCGGTATGTGATCCCTTTTACCTGGCCTGCTCCATGAAAAAGGGAGATCTTTTCATGGTTGTTTATCACGGTGACCGGTTGGCGAGCGTGGCGGCAGCCGAAATTCAATGGGAGCACCGCAGGGCCGAACTGACCAACTGTGCCACCGATCCCGCCTACCGGGGTATGGGTTTAAATAGCCTTTTGCTTTTGCACATCGAAAAAGAATGCCTTAAACGCAATATTCACTGTCTTTACAGCCTGGCCCGGGCCTCGTCTTACGGAATGAACCTGGTCCTTCACCGCCTGGGTTATGTCTTCCGGGGCACGCTCATCAACAACTGCCACATTGATGGCGGGTTTGAAAACATGAATATCTGGGTCAGGCCGGTGGAGTAG
- a CDS encoding flavodoxin family protein — MLVLAINGSPRRAGSTAQMLLATREVVETAGAKFVFCQVSEVLAELKVPYCTVCSDPCSGKCFAGTRLEDVFNLMRQADGIIMGSPVYFSTVSSHLKSFWDRTRLLRREKALLNVVGGALTVGGARFGGQETALRAMHDMMLCQGMTVVGDGYLEDDAGHQGACAQDPAGEDTLGLQRARILARRVVEVALATRGLRDRFRVTGR, encoded by the coding sequence ATGCTGGTTCTGGCTATTAACGGTAGTCCTCGTCGGGCGGGCAGTACCGCTCAGATGTTGCTGGCCACCAGGGAAGTAGTGGAAACGGCAGGCGCAAAGTTTGTCTTTTGCCAGGTGTCCGAGGTGCTGGCGGAATTAAAAGTCCCCTATTGTACCGTTTGCTCCGATCCCTGTTCGGGGAAGTGCTTTGCCGGAACCCGTTTGGAGGACGTGTTTAATTTAATGCGCCAGGCCGATGGCATCATTATGGGCAGTCCCGTATATTTCAGTACCGTATCATCCCACCTGAAGTCTTTTTGGGACCGCACCCGTCTTTTGCGCCGGGAGAAAGCTCTCTTGAATGTTGTCGGCGGGGCATTAACCGTAGGCGGTGCCCGTTTTGGCGGGCAGGAAACCGCCTTGCGGGCGATGCACGACATGATGCTTTGCCAGGGAATGACCGTTGTGGGGGACGGCTACCTGGAGGATGATGCGGGGCATCAAGGAGCCTGTGCCCAGGATCCCGCCGGAGAGGACACTCTGGGATTGCAGCGGGCCCGGATACTGGCCCGGCGGGTAGTGGAAGTAGCCCTGGCTACCCGGGGGCTGCGTGACAGGTTCCGGGTGACGGGCAGGTAG
- a CDS encoding HD domain-containing phosphohydrolase, with protein MDGETASLDHLILDALPCPVLVVDTGGILIYLNSASERELGVKKEEVISRPLTESLYQGKKFDHRGRYSSALIETLETGREFSLRLEEIKTVLYIVPKVFLVDTSILRNRDGGVVGACAIYHNFLRDRRLLKETVMNRLTTVSEQFETIYAFAEAIGARDQYTMGHSEKVAEYARLIAEALGLDEKEVDLAYICGIVHDVGKIGVPENILNKPGALTTDEFKQITSHPEKGATILSHISWLEDVVPVVLAHHERYDGRGYPRGLRGEEIPLLSRILAVADAFDAMTSDRSYRKALPVPVAIDELKRHAGGQFDPQVVEAFMRILGEYKGEEEERGNG; from the coding sequence ATGGATGGTGAAACCGCATCGCTAGACCATCTGATTTTAGATGCTTTACCCTGTCCGGTGCTGGTTGTTGATACCGGGGGAATCCTGATTTATCTCAACAGCGCTTCCGAAAGGGAACTGGGGGTTAAAAAAGAAGAGGTTATTTCCCGCCCCTTGACTGAAAGCCTTTACCAGGGGAAAAAATTTGACCACAGGGGCAGATATTCCAGCGCTTTAATTGAAACGCTGGAAACGGGCCGCGAGTTTTCTTTACGTCTGGAAGAAATAAAAACCGTGTTATATATTGTACCGAAAGTTTTCCTGGTTGATACTTCTATCCTGCGGAACCGGGATGGAGGGGTGGTGGGGGCCTGTGCCATCTACCACAATTTCCTCCGGGACCGGAGGCTGTTAAAGGAAACGGTAATGAATCGCCTGACCACAGTCTCCGAGCAGTTTGAAACCATCTATGCTTTTGCCGAAGCCATTGGGGCCCGGGATCAATACACCATGGGACACAGTGAAAAGGTGGCTGAATATGCCCGTCTGATTGCGGAGGCCCTTGGGCTTGACGAAAAAGAGGTTGATCTGGCTTACATATGCGGTATCGTGCATGACGTAGGTAAAATCGGCGTGCCGGAAAATATTCTCAACAAGCCGGGGGCCCTAACAACGGATGAATTTAAGCAGATCACCTCCCATCCGGAAAAGGGAGCCACTATTTTGTCCCATATCAGCTGGTTGGAGGATGTGGTTCCGGTAGTGCTGGCCCACCATGAACGTTATGATGGCCGGGGTTACCCGCGGGGGTTGCGGGGTGAAGAAATTCCCCTGCTCAGCCGCATTCTGGCCGTGGCCGATGCCTTTGATGCCATGACCTCGGATCGCAGCTATCGCAAGGCATTGCCGGTGCCGGTGGCCATCGACGAATTGAAACGCCATGCCGGGGGCCAATTTGACCCCCAGGTAGTCGAAGCTTTTATGCGTATTTTGGGCGAGTATAAGGGCGAGGAAGAGGAGCGGGGGAATGGGTAA
- the kamA gene encoding lysine 2,3-aminomutase: MNNQLKLRERWQVTEEEWNDWRWHLKHRITTVDELTRFIKLTAGEMKNIAACLKKFRMAITPYYAGLMDPVDHKCPIRLQAVPQTEELQTVPGDMRDPLHEEVDSPMPGLTHRYPDRVLLLVTDCCFMYCRHCTRRRLTGQRDRPLPKFHLDRAIAYIQNNPRVRDVVISGGDPLTLTDEQLEYILRKLRAIHHVEIIRIGTRAPVVLPQRITPELCAMLEKYHPLWINTHFNHPREITPQAASACARLAGAGIPLGNQSVLLRGVNDRPDVMLQLVHKLLQIRVRPYYLYQCDLSEGIGHFRTPVSTGIEIIESLRGHTSGLAVPTFVIDAPGGGGKIPLGPNYVLSQGQGKIVLRNFEGNIHVYTEPGWEEKRYAGKGAGVAGLLQGKAVTFQANKESRVAQVKGGT, encoded by the coding sequence ATGAATAATCAGTTAAAGTTACGGGAAAGGTGGCAGGTAACTGAAGAGGAATGGAACGACTGGCGCTGGCACCTGAAGCATCGCATTACCACCGTGGATGAGCTGACCCGGTTTATTAAGCTTACTGCCGGTGAAATGAAGAACATTGCAGCCTGCCTGAAAAAATTTCGCATGGCCATAACACCCTACTATGCCGGCTTAATGGATCCGGTCGATCATAAATGCCCCATACGGCTCCAGGCCGTACCGCAAACCGAAGAACTGCAAACGGTGCCCGGGGATATGCGCGACCCCCTTCATGAGGAAGTCGATTCACCGATGCCCGGACTGACGCACCGTTACCCCGACCGGGTGCTCCTTTTGGTCACCGATTGTTGTTTTATGTACTGCCGGCACTGTACCCGCCGGCGGCTGACCGGCCAGCGGGACCGGCCCTTGCCTAAATTCCACCTCGACAGGGCCATTGCCTATATCCAGAACAATCCGCGCGTTCGAGACGTAGTGATTTCCGGTGGGGACCCTCTCACCTTGACGGATGAGCAACTGGAATACATTCTGCGCAAATTGCGGGCCATTCATCACGTGGAAATCATCCGCATTGGCACCCGTGCTCCCGTGGTTCTGCCCCAGCGCATAACTCCGGAACTCTGTGCCATGCTGGAAAAATATCACCCCCTGTGGATTAATACCCATTTCAATCACCCCCGCGAAATAACCCCCCAGGCAGCCAGTGCCTGTGCCCGCCTGGCCGGTGCCGGTATCCCCCTGGGCAACCAGTCGGTACTTTTACGGGGAGTAAACGACCGGCCGGACGTCATGCTCCAATTGGTGCATAAGTTGCTGCAAATCAGGGTGCGCCCCTATTACCTGTACCAGTGCGATCTCTCCGAAGGAATAGGCCATTTCCGCACGCCGGTAAGCACTGGGATAGAAATTATTGAAAGTCTGCGCGGTCATACCAGCGGGCTGGCCGTCCCCACCTTTGTCATTGACGCTCCGGGAGGAGGTGGCAAAATACCCCTGGGGCCGAACTACGTCTTATCCCAAGGGCAGGGAAAGATAGTCCTGCGCAACTTTGAAGGAAACATCCACGTCTACACGGAACCTGGCTGGGAGGAAAAGAGATACGCCGGCAAGGGCGCGGGAGTGGCCGGATTATTACAGGGAAAGGCGGTTACCTTCCAGGCAAACAAGGAGAGCAGGGTGGCCCAGGTCAAAGGGGGTACTTGA
- the rpoD gene encoding RNA polymerase sigma factor RpoD encodes MSKLGDELSKLECVRELIEKGKKRGVLTYSEIMDTLQGVDLTPEQIDDIYEKLAGMGIEVVPEIPDLEPIDDAVMEPTAEEDVDLSIPEGVAIDDPVRMYLKEIGRIPLLTPEEEIELAKRMEQGDEEAKRRLAEANLRLVVSIAKRYVGRGMLFLDLIQEGNLGLIKAVEKFDYRKGYKFSTYATWWIRQAITRAIADQARTIRIPVHMVETINKLIRVSRQLLQELGREPTPEEIAKEMGISEEKVREIMKIAQEPVSLETPIGEEEDSHLGDFIEDQDARAPAEEASYTLLREQLEEVLKTLTDREQKVLRLRFGLDDGRARTLEEVGQKFGVTRERIRQIEAKTLRKLRHPSRSKKLKDYLD; translated from the coding sequence ATGAGCAAATTGGGGGACGAATTGAGCAAACTTGAATGTGTCAGGGAATTGATCGAAAAGGGTAAAAAACGGGGTGTCCTCACTTACAGTGAGATCATGGATACCCTGCAGGGGGTAGATTTAACGCCGGAACAAATTGACGACATTTATGAAAAATTAGCCGGCATGGGTATCGAAGTCGTGCCGGAAATTCCGGACCTGGAACCTATAGATGACGCCGTTATGGAGCCGACAGCAGAAGAGGATGTGGACCTTTCCATTCCCGAAGGGGTCGCCATAGACGATCCCGTAAGGATGTATTTGAAGGAGATCGGGCGCATTCCCCTGTTGACCCCGGAAGAAGAAATAGAATTGGCCAAGCGCATGGAACAGGGAGATGAGGAAGCAAAACGGCGTTTGGCGGAAGCCAACCTGCGTTTAGTGGTCAGCATAGCCAAGCGTTACGTAGGCCGGGGTATGCTCTTTCTGGATCTGATCCAGGAAGGCAACCTGGGACTGATCAAGGCGGTAGAAAAATTTGACTATCGCAAGGGATATAAGTTCAGCACTTATGCCACGTGGTGGATCCGTCAGGCCATCACCAGGGCTATTGCCGATCAGGCCAGGACCATCCGGATCCCGGTGCACATGGTGGAAACCATCAACAAGCTGATCCGGGTTTCCCGCCAGCTTTTGCAGGAACTGGGCCGGGAACCAACCCCGGAGGAAATTGCCAAGGAGATGGGCATTTCCGAGGAAAAGGTGCGGGAGATCATGAAAATAGCCCAGGAGCCTGTTTCCCTGGAAACGCCCATCGGGGAGGAAGAAGATTCTCACCTGGGGGATTTCATCGAGGACCAGGATGCCCGGGCGCCGGCGGAAGAGGCCTCTTATACCCTTCTGCGGGAGCAACTGGAAGAGGTTCTCAAAACCCTCACCGACCGGGAACAAAAAGTGCTGCGCCTGCGTTTTGGGCTGGACGACGGCCGCGCCCGTACTTTAGAGGAAGTGGGGCAGAAGTTTGGGGTGACCCGGGAACGGATCCGGCAAATTGAGGCGAAAACCCTGCGCAAGCTGCGGCATCCCAGCCGGAGCAAGAAACTCAAAGATTACTTAGATTAA